A window from Streptomyces subrutilus encodes these proteins:
- a CDS encoding ABC transporter permease yields MSAPLAGTAALVRLALRRDRVLAPVWILVVASMVLALPASLESVYQTPAERGTLLATTNASGSLRGLYGPVFGDSVGALTAWKGGVFAAVLAGIMSLVIVVRHTREEEETGRQEMLSAAVVGRRAPLTAALLTALLANGLAAALVTAGLAGHGAAGAAALGLGIGATGTLCAALAAVAAQLTGSARLAKGLTGAAIGAAFVLRAVGDARAPAGASLPTWLSPLGWLEHVRAFAGERWWVLALFATATAALAAAAYALAGRRDLGTGLLPARPGPAHGRLGSAGALARRLQRPALVGWSLAFLAAGLVFGAVAAGATELVGGNDRTRELIERMGNRSGLTDAFLATMAQMLGMVAALYAVAAVLRLAAEETGQRAEPLLAHPVGRLRWAGGHLAAAFGGPALILLAAGLGLGLGQGRAAALGPAVGAALAQLPAVWAIGGLAVLLHGAAPRYTAVAWAVAGAALALGWVGPALHLPDAVLDLSPFAHLPRLPGAAAATAWAPLLALTALAAALTAAGLAALRRRDLVV; encoded by the coding sequence ATGAGCGCCCCGCTCGCCGGCACCGCGGCCCTGGTGCGGCTCGCCCTGCGGCGCGACCGGGTGCTGGCGCCCGTCTGGATCCTCGTCGTCGCGTCGATGGTGCTGGCCCTGCCCGCCTCGCTGGAATCGGTCTACCAGACCCCCGCCGAGCGCGGCACCCTGCTGGCCACCACCAACGCCAGCGGCTCGCTGCGCGGCCTGTACGGACCGGTCTTCGGCGACTCCGTCGGCGCACTGACCGCATGGAAGGGCGGGGTCTTCGCCGCGGTGCTCGCCGGGATCATGAGCCTGGTCATCGTGGTCCGCCACACCCGCGAAGAGGAGGAGACGGGCCGTCAGGAGATGCTGTCGGCGGCCGTGGTGGGCCGCCGTGCCCCGTTGACCGCGGCGCTGCTGACCGCCCTGCTCGCCAACGGCCTGGCCGCGGCCCTGGTGACCGCCGGCCTCGCCGGGCACGGCGCGGCCGGCGCGGCGGCCCTCGGGCTGGGCATCGGCGCCACCGGCACGCTCTGCGCGGCGCTCGCCGCCGTCGCGGCGCAACTCACCGGGAGCGCGCGCCTCGCGAAGGGGCTCACGGGGGCGGCGATCGGCGCGGCCTTCGTACTGCGCGCCGTCGGCGACGCCCGCGCCCCCGCCGGCGCGTCCCTGCCGACCTGGCTCTCGCCGCTGGGCTGGCTGGAGCACGTACGGGCCTTCGCGGGCGAACGCTGGTGGGTGCTGGCCCTGTTCGCGACGGCCACCGCCGCGCTTGCGGCGGCCGCGTACGCGCTGGCCGGCCGGCGCGACCTCGGCACGGGCCTCCTGCCGGCCCGCCCCGGCCCCGCACACGGCCGGCTCGGCTCGGCCGGGGCGCTGGCCCGACGGCTCCAGCGCCCGGCCCTCGTCGGCTGGAGCCTGGCCTTCCTCGCCGCCGGGCTGGTCTTCGGCGCCGTCGCCGCCGGCGCCACCGAACTGGTCGGCGGCAACGACCGGACGCGCGAGCTCATCGAGCGGATGGGCAACCGGAGCGGGCTGACCGACGCCTTCCTGGCCACCATGGCCCAGATGCTCGGCATGGTCGCCGCCCTGTACGCCGTCGCGGCCGTCCTGCGCCTGGCCGCCGAGGAGACGGGGCAGCGCGCCGAACCGCTGCTCGCGCACCCGGTCGGCAGGCTGCGCTGGGCCGGCGGCCACCTGGCCGCGGCCTTCGGCGGCCCGGCGCTGATCCTGCTCGCCGCCGGGCTCGGCCTGGGCCTCGGGCAGGGCCGGGCCGCCGCGCTCGGCCCGGCGGTCGGCGCCGCGCTCGCCCAACTTCCGGCGGTGTGGGCGATCGGCGGCCTCGCGGTCCTGCTGCACGGCGCGGCCCCGCGGTACACGGCGGTCGCCTGGGCCGTGGCCGGGGCCGCGCTCGCCCTGGGCTGGGTCGGCCCGGCGCTGCACCTGCCCGACGCCGTGCTCGACCTCTCGCCCTTCGCCCACCTGCCCCGTCTGCCCGGCGCCGCAGCCGCGACGGCCTGGGCCCCGCTGCTCGCCCTGACCGCCCTGGCGGCGGCCCTCACGGCGGCCGGGCTGGCCGCGCTGCGCCGCCGCGACCTGGTGGTGTAG